CAAGTCAAAGCAATCGGAGTCCCCCTTCGGCAATGGCGCTCTTTCCCCAGGACAAGCAGATCGTGATCGTCGGCGGCGGCTATGCGGGCATCCATGCCGCGGCCGTGCTGGCCTGGCGCCTCAAGGGCAAGACCGGCGTGCGCGTCATGCTGGTTTCCGATCGCGAATACTTCCTCGACCGCTGCCGCCTGCATGAGGCCGCCGTGCGCGACGCGGCCATCTGCTATCCGCTCGCCCCCATGTTCGCCGGCACCTGCGTCGATGCCTCGCTCGGCAGCGTCGATCGCATCAACCTCGAAGAGCGCCGCCTTCACGTGGCGCATCCCTCGCACGGGTACGAGATCCCCTTCGACGCGCTCTTCGTTGCGACCGGTGCGACGCCCAACGACTTCGGCATCCCCGGCGTCAAAGAGCACGCGCGCTTCCTCTCTTCCTATGACGACGCCGTGGCGATTCGCGCGAAAGTCGAATCGCTTGAGGGCGGCAATGTCATCGTCGTGGGCGGCGGGCTCACTGGCATCGAACTGGCCGCGGAGCTGGCGGAACTTGCGCGCGCCGATGACACCGGCGCGCCGCGCTTCCACGTCACGCTCCTTGAGGGCGCCGAGCGTCTGCTGCCGGCCTGCGATGAGCGCGAGGCCAATTACTGCCACGAGCGCCTGAGCCGCATGCGGGTGAGCGTGCGCACCCGGGCGCAGGTCGAGCGTCTCGAAGAAAAGAGCGCGCGGCTCAAGGACGGCACCCAGCTTCCCCACGACCTGGTGGTCTGGTGTGCGGGCATCGCCGCAAGCGCGCCCGAGGGCCTTGCCGCCGCGCGCACCGACCGGGCCGGGCGCATCGAGACCGATGACCTGCTGGAGCTGCGGCGCGAGCCCCTGCTGCTGGCCGGCGGCGACCTCATCAGTTGCACCCCCGCCGGGGCCGAGGGCCCGCTGGCGGCCAAGGCCATGTGGGCCGTCCAGATGGGCGAGTACGCCGGGGAGGCGCTTGCCGCCTGGGCCCTTGGCGAGGACGCGCCCGCCGCGCCGGTCTTCCAGGACAAGGGCGAGCTCATCAGCCTGGGGCAGCGCGACGCCTGCGGGATCGCCCAGGTGGGCCCCGTGCGCCAGTTCCTGAGCGGCTTCCCGGCCGTCCTGCTCAAGGATGCTTCGCTCACCTACCACTTGTGGGGCCTCGCAGGCCGCACGGGCGTCGCCCCCGGCGCCCAGCCAGTGATTCCGCGCACTTAGCACTTCCCCAGTCATTTCAATGCCTTGCGACTCGGTGCGTCAAAAATTACGCTATCGATGAACACTATTTAACAAAAAAATTGAACCTATGGAGTTGATATCTGCCTCTTACTGCATAGAATAACTACGTAGAAAGGAGGGGCAGGAAATGAACTCCCCCATGAACCGCACAACGACCGACACCGCCCTCTCCAACGATACTGGCTATCTGAGCCCGCTGGAGTCCTATCTGGCGCCCACGCTGCTCTC
This window of the Chrysiogenia bacterium genome carries:
- a CDS encoding FAD-dependent oxidoreductase; the protein is MALFPQDKQIVIVGGGYAGIHAAAVLAWRLKGKTGVRVMLVSDREYFLDRCRLHEAAVRDAAICYPLAPMFAGTCVDASLGSVDRINLEERRLHVAHPSHGYEIPFDALFVATGATPNDFGIPGVKEHARFLSSYDDAVAIRAKVESLEGGNVIVVGGGLTGIELAAELAELARADDTGAPRFHVTLLEGAERLLPACDEREANYCHERLSRMRVSVRTRAQVERLEEKSARLKDGTQLPHDLVVWCAGIAASAPEGLAAARTDRAGRIETDDLLELRREPLLLAGGDLISCTPAGAEGPLAAKAMWAVQMGEYAGEALAAWALGEDAPAAPVFQDKGELISLGQRDACGIAQVGPVRQFLSGFPAVLLKDASLTYHLWGLAGRTGVAPGAQPVIPRT